In Hyphomicrobium denitrificans ATCC 51888, the DNA window GTCGGTGCGGAAACGAAGATTCTCCAGGTATTACAGAGATTTTTCGAAGCTTTTTACGAGATTTCATCCATCCGCTGCAATTCTGATTGCGCGCCGCGAGGGCGAGATGCCGACTGATGGCTCGAAGCTTTCGCAACCCTTCACCAGCGTTGTGGCGCTCAATGGAGACTTAAAAAAAATGTCGCGTATGGACATGTTATCGCGTGAGATCGGAGGATACGCAGCCCAAGGCGGCGGTCACCACGACGCGCTTTTCGAACTTGGCCTTAGCTGTTGCACGGGCCGCGATGGAACGCTCGATCTCGTCGAAGCTCACAAGTGGTTCAATATCGCTGCGATGCGCGGCAATGACGAGGCCAAGCGTTATCGCCTCGAGCTTGCACGCGATATGAGCAAGGCGGAAATCATGCGGGCGCAGAAGCGCGCGCGCGAATGGCTGTCGACCGTCCACTGAGTGCTTGCACGCGTCAGCGATCGACAGCGGACGTTGGCGGCATTCAGCAGTTCGAGAAAAACGACGAGAGACATTTCCACGATGTCTTGGCGGCAGACCCGACGGCGGACCCTGCCTTCTCGAGCGCCGTTCCAGCCGATTTGGCAGCGTCTCCGGCTGACTTCTGCGTCTCCGCAAGACTCGCGGAGACCTGGCTCTTCTCGACCATGTCCTTCACGGTTTTCGGTGGCGCGTCGTTCGCCGTTTGCGGCGGGGGCTGTTCGCCAACCTGCTCCTGACCGGCGACCGGTGTGACACCGTCAGCGGGAAGCGCGGGCGTGCCGGCGTTTTGCTCGAGCGGGGCTCCGAATGGTCCGTCAACACTCGCGGGAAGCGTGAATTCCTTGCGCTCTCCCTGGCAGGGGGACACGCTGGCGCGGTCAATGGCGCAACTTGCGTGGGGTCCGACTTTCGCCAGGGCCGTGATGCAATAGAGCTTCGTGACCGTATCGGCCGACGGCGAGCCGTTGACGACGCAATCATAGCTTGCATCGGGGCCGGTGCATTTGACGCAAATGTCTGCCGCGCCTGCCGCGCCGGTCACCAGCATCAGCGAAACGACGCAAGTTTGTAATTTCAATGCGGTCGACACGGCGCCTTCCATCCGGCTGAGAGCGACACTGATTTCAGCACAGTAGGACGACTTTACGGCGACGAACAGGACAACTCTTACGTTTCGGGGAAAGGTCAGGGAAACGAAGGAGGGTTGCTTGCATTGCAGCGGGCGCGCCTCTATAGGGTTGCGACCCACTGGTTTGGGGAGACGTGGCCGAGTGGCTGAAGGCAACGGTTTGCTAAATCGTCATACGCTTTAAAGGCGTATCGAGGGTTCGAATCCCTCCGTCTCCGCCATATGTTGTTGATTTTATTGTGTTTTCGGACGTTTTTGTAGGCCAGTCATACGTCTGGTCATACGTGGAGGCTTTGAAGTCCTTAGCCGTCCGCACGCGTCCGGCCTCGTCTAACTATCCACGGCTTTCGCCCGTCTGACCTGCATCGCGATACAGTTCTCGCAACGCTTCACGCATCGGATGACTCGACATCGCGCATGATCGATTCCGATATCGCGCGCACTTGCGACGCGTGCCAATTGTTTTCGATCGCGCGAGCCAGGCGGCGCACCTTCCATGCGAGCGCATCCGGCGTATCGGTCATGATTGTCTCCGGTTCGATATGACGGGCGCACCATGCCATGCGTGTCGCCGCCCGGCTCGAAATCATGGGTCTTTGGCTAACAAACTCCGTATACGGATATATCCGTTGACGTGACGGATTTGTCCGTCGCGCATGAGGAAAAAAGTTTGGCTAGGCGTTGAGAATCCGCTGCACCATTTCCTCCACATCCGGAGTAGCCTTGCGCGTCACCGGCCCGTGCGAATAGGCAATCCGCAGCGCAACGGCTTCCGGGTCACGATCTTCGACTATCTGTAGCGCGAACTCGTCAGGCGTCGTGCCGACGGCAATAGCTTCGGCAAGGGCGCGTTCGTCCGCCTCCATCGCGCGAGCCAGGCGGCGCAGCTGTTCTTCGCGCGTTCCGGTGAGTTGCCGGGCGGGCTTTGGTATAGGTGCGGCTGCAATCGGCTCGGAGACAGGCGCGGGCGCATTGGGTTCCGGCGCGAAATGTCCGGCTTCCGCCTCCAGTCGCGCAACGCGCGCGCGATGCGTGGCCACGTTTTGCTCGGCATATGGATTGACGCCAGCCGTTAGCGCGGCTTCGGCATCGGCCAGCCGGGCCTTGGCTTGGGCCAACTCTTCTGCAAAATTTCTCATAAACCTCCCCTCTCCGCCGCACGGGCGGCTTGAATGTTGGTGCGATCGGCCGGCGTCAGACGTGTGACCATGAAAGGCGACAACCCCGTGATCCGCGCCAGAACCTCGTCCGGTTCCGCGTCAGCCAGCGCCTCAAGCTCATCGGCACGCAGATTACGCACCAGGCAAAATTCCGCCGGTCCAATATCGCGCAGACCTGAGTCGATCGGGTGTTCGAGGCGGATTTTCATCATGCCGCCGTCCGCCAATACGCACCGCGTTCGCGATAACGACCGCCACACGCCGGCCCGCCCGCGCGTCCATTGATCGCCGCCAACGCCGCACCAAGGGTTTCCTCATCTGATCGGAAATGCTGGCCGATTTCGTCTAGCGCATCGCGCACGTCGGCGGGCAGATTTTCCAGCGGCGGCACCGGCACCAGCTGCCAGCCAAACGCCCCTAGCGTTGCTTCGATCGATTGAAGACTCGGCGTCTTTTCGTTGCGCCAGCTTTTGATTGTCGAGCGCAGGATGCCCGAATCCCATTCCAGAGCATCATAGGTTTTACCGTTGTCCCGCATTAGTTGAAAGACGAGGCGCACCAGTGGATGTGCATGCGCCGGAATCGTAATGCGAGACGGTTTCCGATAGGGTTCGCGTTGAATAAGCATGCCGCGATGGTGGTAGCTTTAGCCGCCCTTGTCGGGACCATTCTGGTAGCCTGATTTACATCGATATCACCGGCCCGAATGATCGAAACAAACGGATTTTTGCCATTTTATATTTCGTTTCGGCGGGCAGTCGAAACAAGTTTCGATTCGAAACTATTGTCTAGCGATACTCCGGGGTTCGGGCGTTACCCGTGGTGGTGGGGGCCTTGGAAGGACCCACGGCTTTTTTCAGGGCAGCAAGCCACTCCCTGAGAAATCTCGGCTACCATCGGGAAGGAGCACGTATTCAAATATCAATTCATTGATTGCATCACCGCGACTGTCATCTTTGATGCCAACCACGCGGGTCGCGCCGTATAGGCCATTCACGTTACGCCAGAGGATGATTTGACCAAGGTTGGCGGTTCTGACACGAGACGAATAGTCAAACGCCTCCGCGTCAGTCACTTTACTAATCGCCACCGCGCCTTTCGCCAAAGCCAGAGCGTCGATGCTTGGCGCATCGGTGTACGCGTAGATTGCAACATTGCTAGCCTTCGACCACATGGTTTCAAACAAATGCTGTGCTTCACCTAACGCATAGCGGTGATTGTTATTCGTATAATCGAACGCGACGACTCCTCTGAGCGCGCGTGAATGATAGTCAGGCGATATGCCGTCTGTAGGCAAGGTGCGCGGAGTCGATCTCAGAACGATGTGGTCGACGTGTGCCAGCGCTTCTGCCGGCGTCATCACAACGACACCAGGGCCATGCCGCAACTGGTCCCGGCGGCGTAGGATGCCCCGATCATCAGTCACGAAGATATCGCGACAGTCGATGACGTGGCCCGTCAAATGATCGACGTCGTTTATCTTATTGCTGTAACGGGCGTCGGCAGGGGTGAGGCCGGGAAAGATAATCTGCTGAATTTCATCATTTAGGCGGGCCGTTCGCTTGTCCGCAAACACATCGCCATCCCATATAGAAACGTCCCACCGTCCGACCGTGCTGACGATGGGAAACATCTCCAGCATGGAGAGCAGTTTTGCGCGACGCATTTCGTTTCGATCACGTAACAGATCAGCCTCTAGCCGCGTCGTGACCGCAATTTCGACCTTGTTTTCCATTGCATAGCGGATGAGCGCGCGCAGCTCATCAACCGAAGTCGCACTGTCTCGAACAGGATCGAAAACGTTGATCACACAGTTAGCGTCGATGGTCAGCCTCGGCACAGTCATTCGCCGGACGCTCGCGCCACGCGGATGACTTCGCTCAGGAGCACGTCCAATTCCTGTGAAAATGCCACCTGCGTCGCTGTGGGAAGGCTTTCTTGGGTCCGTATCGGTTGGTGCAGATGGAAGTCGGCACCGTCGCGGCCTTGGCCCTGCAGGCGCTGCATCCCTGCCTTCACCGATTTTGCGAACGGATATTCGCTAGCTACTCGGGCAAAGCTTTCAAAGCCGAAAATCGGCGCCACATGGTTCATAATTGATCGGAGCAGGAAGCCGGTCGACATATGGCATTGATTGGCTGCTGCAACATTGAGTTCGCGGCAGAGTTCGACCAGCCGAGAGAAATCCCATTTATCGCTAATAAGTGCCCGAAGCTGCGCGGTGCGAACGGGATCGACATAGGCAGGGCGCGTTATGCCCACTGATACCGGCTTTGCGGCGCTTCTGCTAATTGCGCCAATGCCCGCGCGGACAATCTGTGCAGCTTCTTCGACAGATGCATATGACGGGCCGCCAAAATAACCACCAGCGCCCGAATTCACGGCATGTAGAAGGTTCATCGAATAGTCGTTAGCTCGGCCTAATTGCTGATCGAGCATCGCTTTTGCGTCGATCGCCATCGCCTTAAACCGCGCAGCGTGTTCCGTTGGCAAAATCAGTCCAGATATCGAACCACCATCCCGAAACAGCGGTAGAAGGCTGGTCATATCATCGGCAATGCCGGAGAGCTCTTGAGTCATGGTTTCGGTATGGTCCAATCGCCCGTTGGCAAGAGTTAAGGTCATGGGCTTTCGATACGAAAAGCTTTGCGCCAAAGAGAATTTGGAGCAACCAAACGTTTCATCAGGGCGTCGATGACCTGAGGGTCTTTTTCGAACACTCGCGAAACAACCGCCTTCATCTGGCCTCGTGACGACAAAAGGTAATTTCGGACCGGAGTATGAACCGGGCGAAGCGCGTCAATACTTGTTGCCTCACGCACGTCGCGAAAGAGCGCGATGCCTTTCAATGCCGCATCGGACCAGGATTGAATATCACCTAGCGACCTTACGAGCTCGGCACCCTTTGCCAGAAAGACCGTCGACGTATTACAGATAAATATCTTCTCCGCGATCGCACTGTCCCAAGACTTCCGCCATTTCTTTTCCCAGTTGCGAATGAGTTCGGCGTGCATTTCAACGGTGGTCGCGGGATTGGATAGGCGCTCGATCAAAACAGACGTGTCGTGCCTTAGGACGGATGCCGTATCGCGCATATCCAAAATCCGTTCGATGACTTGCTCGAACGACGCGGAATTTTTTAGAACTGCCAACGCGAGCGGGGGAACGTCGAGGTGGACGAACCCCCTTACAGGAACGCCATTTCGCTGAATCTCAGCGTGCAGTGCACGCGCGTCATCCGCGAGTCGTCTATTGCGCTGAACGAGATCAATGACGCCGTGCTCGAATTTGGGACGGCGGTTGACTCCGAAGTTATGAAGATTTCGAAGCAAGACGGTAGCGGGTCTGCCGAACTTGGCTTCCGCGCCAAGAAGGCGCGTCACCTCCAGGTCAGCATCCTTCACCATGGCTGCTGTCAAACCATCGCGTCCGGCCGCCTGAGCGGCGGCTAACAGCGCTGCTGATGACGTTTCGGTCCTTATGGGGCGAAAAGGTTCAGCCAAAATCTGGAAAACCTTCGCATTGATTAGTGGTTGGATGGCTTGAATGTATTGCGCCGGTGTCGTTTCGATTTTGCCAACAAGGACGATATGCTCCCGCAAAACGATTTCGTCGATCAGTGTGCACAGGTCCGCGAATTCGACAGGGTAAAAGCGTTGGCGGAGATGGTAGAAGATTTTTGAGACACCGCTGAGGTCTGCAAGGCCGACATTGGGTGGGAAAGCTGAATGCTTGAGAAGAACCATCTTGGCTATCGGACGATTGGCGGGTGAACATTTTTCGCAGAAGCTGGCGCCGCTGCGCTTACGAACCGAAAGCCGTCAACAGCCCACTCGGCGGCCTGACAGATTCGGCATCGTCAACCAGACCTAACTGAGTCGCGCACAGGTTGAGGGGTTGAGAGCAGAGCTATCCCCACCTTTGTTTCCCTTCGGATCATTCGAGCCGACCGGAAACAATCTCCGCACTTCCTCTTTGCTTTCGTCCCTTTTGTCCCTTTCATCCCCTAGGCCCCACAAGAGAGGCGTCTCAGAACGAAAAAATCGGGGGTGCCTAGGGACAAAAGGGATGAAAGGAAAATTGAATAGAAGAATCTAGGTTTTCTGCGGCTTTGAGGCCCAAACTTTCGTCCCAAAAGCCGGGGATGAAAGCGGGACGAAAGGGACGAAAGGTCGGGGCGAAAGTTTTGGCTTTGCTTTCGTCCCCTGCTTTCATCCCCATGTTCGGGGACGAAAGTTCACGCCGCAATGTAGCGTTCGCGTGCCCGCCCGCCTGTGCCAGATTGACGATCGAGGCGCACCCGTCCGGCTTCCACAAGGTCGCGAAGGATTTGATCGCGAAGGCGCGCATCGACGCCGCGCTGTTTGTCGGCGATCCTCCCAGCCGTGACGCCGGCATTGCCGGCCACGCGGATCATGCGCAGGATGCGGTTCACCGCATCGCCGCGCTCATTGTCGGCTATACGGTCGGTGCTCTCGCGGATCAATGTAGCAGCCGACAGACGTGCCAGTCTATACGCCCAATTCAGCACCGGGCCGGTGATAACGGGCGTGTTCGGATTGCAGCCGACCGCGACGACAAGAGCCAACTTCAGCGCGTGTTCCCGCACGCGGTTCAGGAACGGCATTGCTTCGGGGTTCGTCGCGGCTTCAGCGGCATCTAGCTCCGCGATGTTCCCGGCGTCGATTGCCTCGGCGTCGGCGTCCAGCGCCACGGTGACGGCCTTGGGCGCGCGATCAGATGAAATGGAGGCGAGATTGCCACCCCTTTCCGCAAGCCGACGCACAGCATCGATCAGGTCGGCTGGAACATCGTTGGGCGACAATCGGGGTTTGACGCGCGCGGGCTTCGGCCCCGTCACATCAAGCAGGATCAAGCGCGCCAGCAGGCCATCCGATGCGGAAAGCGACGATAGCGATGACCAGAATGATTCCGGCGTGCTTGTACCGGAAATCGAAAAATTCGGCGCAAATACCTTAGCCGCCGGTTCAGCTGCATATTCGGCTCCAGCAAAGAAAGTCCCCGCCGCGCTAAACATTTCCAGCAGATCAAACCGGATCATGGCGTTGTGCATTCCGGCGCGCCGATCGTGGATTTGCCCCATGAAGCCGCCAAATTCGTCCATGAAGCATGCGGCGGATGGCTCGCGAGCGATCAGCTTACGCAAAGCGCTGGCGGACATGATCCGCGCGGGGCCGACATAGCGGTCAAGTCCGGCTGCGGCTGCCAATGCTTTGATGCGCCCGATTGCGTGATCCTTACCATGGCCAGAAGGCGCCAGCGTCACCATGTAGTTGTTGGTTCGGAGGTTGGACGGCGTAGCGAACTTGCGCCCTGCCAGCGTAGCGACAAAAGTGAGCGCAGCGCCAAGCATAAGGGCGCGGTTCGGCCTGTCGCTGCTGGCCTCCATCCAATCGATAATATCGCCGACAAGGCCCGGCGGCGAGCAGAGGTCCGCCAAGCGGGCATCCGACTTTAGTGGTTCCGATTCCGGCTCATCCGCTTCAATGGGCACGTTCATGCCCAGTCGTTCGCGCTTCAGGGCTGTGGCGAGAGCAAGCGCCTCAGGCGTTCCGGCCGTTTGCGCCCTCAATTCGAGTGCGAGAATGGCTGCAGCCGGATCGAACCCGATTTGACGTTCTTCTAACATCACTTTCGCTTTCTCATGCAGCGCCGTCGCCGCCTCATCCGGCTCGGCCCAAATGCCTGCGAATGGATCAGGGCCGGTCGGCTGGATGTATTGACGGACAGGCGGCTCGCTTAGCCGGCGGATAACGCGGGCTGCGATGTCGGTGGCGAATTCCTCCGTCAAATGCGGATGAGCATCGCGCAAGGCCGTAGCGAAGTCGGCATCGGGTGGCAGGGCGGCGAAGATTTCCTGCGCTTCGCATTCGGCGTCCCATTCCGCCCTTTCGGCGCGTTCCTTCGCTTCGGCGGAGGCAAGCTCTTCACCGCGACCAAACCAAGCACGCTCAGCGCGCAAATAGCCGAAGGGTGCGGCAAGCATTTCATCGGCACGCCTAACAGCGGTGAGCGCCACGCGAACGGCGCCGACGATTTCGGCATCGTCGGCGAAGGTGGCACAACGATTGAGCACGAGACGCAATGCCTCCGCGCCATCATCGGCCTGGGCAACCGCTTCGGCTGCGATCGTCGGCAAGGCCTTGCCGGCGCCCTCGTCGAAGGCATCGCTGGCGGCGTCCAGCGTCCGCCGCCAAGCGCGTTGCTGGCTTGGCCTGTCGGCAGGCAACAGCCCGTCAGCGTACAGCGCGGCCTCGATCTCTTCGAGAGCGGCGGGCCATGGGGTCCCCATCTGGCCAAGGGCGCGCCCAAGAGCGACGATATTGCGAAGCCGGCCAGGCGAAGGATCAAGCGCCGCCTCGCGGGCTATTTCGAGGGCACTAAAGGCGCCTGTTGGCGCATATGGAAAGGACATAAGAGGGACTCGCTTCACGGTTGTCCGGCGTTGCAGCGCCGGGTTAGGCTAAAAAGGCGGCGATCGATTTTTCAGGAATCGGTCGCCGTTTTTGTTTGGGAGCAGATTGCGAAGATATGCGCTGCGAACGCTTCTCCACGCAGCACCGGCTCGTTGACTGGCCATGGGACATGGAATGACTGCCCGTTGCGCCGTGACGCGACGACATGTGCGCCGGCACGGCGAAGGCGATGCAGGCGGCGGCCGCGGTCGAGAAACCAGATTTTGTCTGGCTCGGCGTCGGGCGCGCATGGCGGGGCGAGAAGGAAAGCGAGCGTCATTCCGTCAGCGCCTTACGAAGCGCTGGCAGCAATTCCGCCAATCGGTCCGGCATGGTGGGCGGAATGATACGCTCCGGCTGGACGCAAACCCGCTCGACGCGTCGGCTGTAACCAGCCTCTTGCGGACGCATTTCACCCGTTTCGCGATCCGTGACGAAGATGGTCGGCTGATTACCCGCAGAATCGCACCAGAAGGTTCGATCCTCAAAAACCGCATCGATCGTCCCGCCAGGGCGCTGCCTTACGCGCGTTTCGGCATCGGCAATCCATGCACGCTGACCGCGGATGGCATTGGCGGCTTCGATCGCAGCATTCGACGCGACCAACGCTTCGATCGCATCGCTCGCTCGTTCGATGGCTGTGAACGCGGCGCGCACCAGCTTTTCGTCCGCCTTCGCCTGTTTTTCTGCAGCGGCATGCTCGACATTGGCGTTCGATTCGACTTGAGCCGCTTCAGCTTTCGCCGCTTCTGCCGTGGCGATAGCCAGCGCGCCGCGCAGCGCCTCGACATTGCGGCGAGCCGCGTCGCATTCCTCGATCCATTTGATATGCTCGGCTGGATCGGCGCTGTGGGGCCGTTTTGCCTCTAGTTCAGCGAGTTTCGTTTCGGCGGCGGGCAAGTCGGCGACGAGCCGAGCCTTCCCAGATAGCCAACGGGCGGCGGTGCTCACAACGCTCATTGGGCCGCCTCCGCAAAGACGCGGATAGCCGCGACAGCCTCGGGGCAGTAAGCAACTTGCGTTCGGCTAATGCGCTCTGGAGCCGGTATCACTCCTTCGCGCTGCCAGCGCCAAAGAGTAACCCTGCCAACGCCCAACTCGCGGGCCAGGTCTGATCGTGAAAGCATTGCGCCCTCCTTGTTTCGGCTAGCTGGATTGCCAGCGCGTGAAACAAGGATGGCGCACGATGCCTTATGAGTGAGGACGGGTTCGGTGGCCTGTTATGCTGTATTAATACGGCGCAACGACAGATTAGCGGTGGTTATGTGGGCACTGACATCCTGAGTTTCGCTTTCGCTGCGGCCGCCTCACATGTGACAATAGCCTTGTGCCGCTTTGCCGTCATCGGCGGATATTTTCTGGCCGTAACCAGCCGTCCGAAGACGGCATGGATGAAATCCCCAATCCCCAGATCAGTGTCGCCTCTTCATGTAGTCCGGGATCACGAAGCGCTGCACATATGGCGGCTCTCTTGTTCTGTTCATGGCTTCCCAATACATCGCAACCGCGATCGGCTCGGAAATCTCCTCCGGCACTCGATAGCCGTAGATGGGAAAGCCAGGCGTCGCTCTCTCGGTGAGATGCCACGATCGACGAAACTCTGGCTGTAAATAATCGTATATGCCCCAACGGATGTTGTTCAGAAGCTCTGCAATTTGGCTGGAGTGATACATGAAAATGTCTTGCTGAAACCATCCCCAGAAATCTTCGACCGCAAGATATGCGTGCTGCTCACTTACTGGATGACCTGCATCCACCAGTAGCTTACGCAGATGACCAACATTGGTCGCCAACCTTGCGAGACTGTGCTTGGCAATATCCCCGCACATCTTGAGATAGCGATAGCGCGTAACGCGCAAGTTCGCGACTATGCCGATTGAGCCGAGATTGACTTCCGTTGCAGTGAACTCCCCCTCCAGCCAAGTCGCGAACGCTTCGACAGCCGCCGACAGCGCGGCAGGGTCGGTCGCTAACCTGGGGTCAGCGCAAACCTGTCGAAGATGGAACAGGAACGTAAGGTCCGATAGCCGTGCATTGTTTGGCGCCCGCTTCAATCCGAGGGGAACAGGATCGCGTTTGAACGCCCGAATTTCCGACAGAAAGTCACCCAGCAGAATCACAAACAGGCGAGCATTTTGACTCGTCTCGAAGAGCAGATTTGAAATCTCTATGCGATCAGGCTTCACGAACATGGCCCAATTGACCATGCCGTCGATCATTTCCCACGCCGAATTGAGGATGATCGCTTCCCGTTCGGTATCGTTCATGTCGGCCAACTTGGCTCGGCTCCGAGTCCCAGCGTTGCGTTGCTCACCCGCGCAGCCATAAGGCATACGCACGGACGTCGATCATGGGCACGGTCGCAACCGCCTGAAGCTGAGCGATGAGCTCGAATAGGAATGCGGTTGCGGCTGTCTCACCTGGCGTCGCTGTGTGGCGGCCGTGAGCGTCACACCAGAAAAAGCCGTGAGCCGCCACGCATCCGATATCAAGGCGCTTGTCCCCGTCGCCAGCCGACAGTGCGTCCATCAAAGGCTGGCCAAGGGGTGGCGACCAGTCGCTTTCAAATGTCAGGAGCCCGGCAAGGATCGGTTGCGGCACCTTGGCCGGCAGCTCTCCGCCAGCGCTGGGGATCGGAAGGCTAGTGCGGTGCAAAACTCGAACGGACTCGGCTTTGACCTGCGCGTATTCCACATGGCTCGCGTTTGCCGATTGCTTGGCCTCAAAGACGGCATAGACGCTTTCGGCCGGGATTATGTACTGGCCTTCGATCGTGGCGACGAATGGCGAATATTGACGATCAAAGATGGCGACGTCGATTTGCTGGCTGAACGCACCGCAGCTATCCACAACATGGCACTTCGCGGCGCTATATCGCTCCGGCAAATATTTGTTGAAGAGGTCTATCCATACTGCCTCGCTGGCGTCGCCCTTGGTGCCGGGATGAGCGAAGGTGGCGCGGGCGCTGTCGAGGCGCGCCTTCACTTCCCTGTGGAAACCCGCAAGCACGGTTTCGAGCGACCAGCTGCTCATCGCACTAGCTGCTCCCAATTACTGGCAAGTGCCCTTCCGGCAGCGTTGCTGATCGCGCGCTTTTCGGTCGCATTCAGATCATCCGAAATGACGTTGTTTGTGTTCGACGGATCGACCACGCGCGCATTTTCGAACCGGTCTTTGAGATGAGTGAGAGTATGCACGACCTGACCGCTCAGGGTGAGATTTGTCCCCGATAGGGCATTTATGGTCGTAAGTTCGAGATAGAATGAGGGAAAATCCAAGCCCCACTGGTTACGCCACAGCTTGAGCACCCGGATCGCCGCCAATCTCCCCGACGCCCGGACAGTGGCAATGTGCGTGTCAATGTTGGTCTTGGTCCATGTGTCCGCCTTGCGGCGGAAGAGGCTATGATCGGTGGTCCAAGCGTTCTGCCTCTTGCCTGGCACGAGGTCCACGTCCCAGCCGTTCACGCGAACGCCGATGGACACGTTCTGCCGCCTCGGGGAATGACCCGCCTGTGAAATCGCGTTGAATAAGGTGTCGTAGACTTGCTTGAGTGTGTCGGGCGTATTTTCCGCCAGCGAGAGAAAAAGGTCAATGTCCGTGCCGCTACGATTTGCCGTGCCCTTAGCATATGAACCGCTCGGATTGACGGCGGTGAGGTATTGGCCGCCCCATTGACGCAGCGTCGGCAATAGCGTGTTGGCCGCGCCAAGGGCGGGCGACGTTGAACTCACATCAACCGTTTCACGCACCAGGATTCCGGCAAGATATTGATCGCTCATACCTCAGAGTTAAACGACGCTGCATGCTGCGTCCACGGCCCGTCCAGTTCGAGTCACAGCCAACGTTCTTGTCAGCACTCGTGCATGACCTCCACACACAACCTGACAGTAATCGGCCAAAGTCTAGGCGCGGTACTTATCGGCAAGCGACTTACCGCACCCGCATTGGTGCATTCTAGCCAGCCGCCGAAAACGGCACGACATTCGCACCTGCCGCCTCAGAGAGATAAGCAGCCCAAGCCTCCATAAGCGCGCGCCGCTGCTCAATGGCCGTTCCGCGCCGATATGCACGCTCGGCTTTATTTTCGATCGTATGCGCCAGCGCAGCCTCGATAAGGTCGCGCGGGAAGTTGGTCGTATCGCCAGCCCAATCCCGCAGGGTGGACCGGAAGCCGTGCGTGGTCAGATCGCTGCGCCCCATACGCCGCAACAACATTGCCATCGCCATGTTGCTACGGGCAGCGCCACCGACCGCGAATATCAGATTGGCGGGCTTGGGCCGTTCTGGCTTGAGGGTTTCGAGTAAAGTGATCGCCGCCTCGCTCAAGGGCACGACATGCTCTGCGCCAGCCTTCATGCGACCGGCTGGCACCGTCCAAATCTTCTCCGCGAAATCGATTTCGCCCCATGTTGCTCCCAATGCCTCGCCGGATCGTGCGGCGGTCAAGATCACGAATTCAAGGCAACGCGCCGCGAGTGCAGGGCGCTTCCGTAGCTCGACCATGAATGCGGGTGCTTCCTTGTATGGAAGGGCGGCATGATGGCCGCGCGCCAGCTTCGGCTGCTTCGGTAACAGGAGCGCGAGGTGGCCGCGCCA includes these proteins:
- a CDS encoding phage tail assembly protein; protein product: MMKIRLEHPIDSGLRDIGPAEFCLVRNLRADELEALADAEPDEVLARITGLSPFMVTRLTPADRTNIQAARAAERGGL
- a CDS encoding DUF3987 domain-containing protein, encoding MGTPWPAALEEIEAALYADGLLPADRPSQQRAWRRTLDAASDAFDEGAGKALPTIAAEAVAQADDGAEALRLVLNRCATFADDAEIVGAVRVALTAVRRADEMLAAPFGYLRAERAWFGRGEELASAEAKERAERAEWDAECEAQEIFAALPPDADFATALRDAHPHLTEEFATDIAARVIRRLSEPPVRQYIQPTGPDPFAGIWAEPDEAATALHEKAKVMLEERQIGFDPAAAILALELRAQTAGTPEALALATALKRERLGMNVPIEADEPESEPLKSDARLADLCSPPGLVGDIIDWMEASSDRPNRALMLGAALTFVATLAGRKFATPSNLRTNNYMVTLAPSGHGKDHAIGRIKALAAAAGLDRYVGPARIMSASALRKLIAREPSAACFMDEFGGFMGQIHDRRAGMHNAMIRFDLLEMFSAAGTFFAGAEYAAEPAAKVFAPNFSISGTSTPESFWSSLSSLSASDGLLARLILLDVTGPKPARVKPRLSPNDVPADLIDAVRRLAERGGNLASISSDRAPKAVTVALDADAEAIDAGNIAELDAAEAATNPEAMPFLNRVREHALKLALVVAVGCNPNTPVITGPVLNWAYRLARLSAATLIRESTDRIADNERGDAVNRILRMIRVAGNAGVTAGRIADKQRGVDARLRDQILRDLVEAGRVRLDRQSGTGGRARERYIAA
- a CDS encoding helix-turn-helix transcriptional regulator, translated to MLSRSDLARELGVGRVTLWRWQREGVIPAPERISRTQVAYCPEAVAAIRVFAEAAQ
- a CDS encoding DUF6602 domain-containing protein encodes the protein MKARLDSARATFAHPGTKGDASEAVWIDLFNKYLPERYSAAKCHVVDSCGAFSQQIDVAIFDRQYSPFVATIEGQYIIPAESVYAVFEAKQSANASHVEYAQVKAESVRVLHRTSLPIPSAGGELPAKVPQPILAGLLTFESDWSPPLGQPLMDALSAGDGDKRLDIGCVAAHGFFWCDAHGRHTATPGETAATAFLFELIAQLQAVATVPMIDVRAYALWLRG
- a CDS encoding nucleotidyltransferase domain-containing protein, which gives rise to MSDQYLAGILVRETVDVSSTSPALGAANTLLPTLRQWGGQYLTAVNPSGSYAKGTANRSGTDIDLFLSLAENTPDTLKQVYDTLFNAISQAGHSPRRQNVSIGVRVNGWDVDLVPGKRQNAWTTDHSLFRRKADTWTKTNIDTHIATVRASGRLAAIRVLKLWRNQWGLDFPSFYLELTTINALSGTNLTLSGQVVHTLTHLKDRFENARVVDPSNTNNVISDDLNATEKRAISNAAGRALASNWEQLVR
- a CDS encoding tyrosine-type recombinase/integrase, which encodes MALHKLTDASIRSAEKKARDPNAKDRKSILADGGGLHLRIRDNGSSTWFFVIRANGRRREMGLGVYPYVSLAEARTQAANARRAVKEGRDPIKERAAAKEPEASAEVVTFGKFAEDYIKSVEDGWRNEVHRQQWHSSLRDHAAALKNMPIADIATDDVLAVLQPIWLKKAETASRVRGRIEKILDAAKARNLRPRDAMNPASWRGHLALLLPKQPKLARGHHAALPYKEAPAFMVELRKRPALAARCLEFVILTAARSGEALGATWGEIDFAEKIWTVPAGRMKAGAEHVVPLSEAAITLLETLKPERPKPANLIFAVGGAARSNMAMAMLLRRMGRSDLTTHGFRSTLRDWAGDTTNFPRDLIEAALAHTIENKAERAYRRGTAIEQRRALMEAWAAYLSEAAGANVVPFSAAG